Proteins encoded in a region of the Apilactobacillus apisilvae genome:
- a CDS encoding DNA internalization-related competence protein ComEC/Rec2 → MELLIHPDELKIKDDSYSGVCKSKDNKKYIFYSNQDINYIKHLHSAVNLTVNCKISPIHLPTNENEFNMKEYYQSNDIYESIYVSKITKIEAVNRISIIDKLHNFRQKLIEYGNALPKPLNLYFNSLFLGKMDDSFNDELSGVKTLGLIHLFSISGLHVFYIIGVLTFLFINCKISREKYLLLLIIILPIFFILAGSSIGLLRSIISVEISMVLALFKRKISSLDIWSLSIIINLFLQPQMLIQFGCQLSYVLAFGLVYTKNLNTYFQTIFMNLISLPLIIYRIFEWHLLTMLANFIVIPIFSIIIMPLITISILTYPLIPFFSDITATILSYFDNILNFIGKLPGNITFGKPNVFVCLILLIMTLFLIANYSNKKMIILLIAYICSYVFIHFPISGEVTTFDVGQGDSFLIREPFNKSITMIDTGGKVQFGKTSSSPKYKAPKISINYLKSHGLNYIDNLVLTHQDADHTGDVPSILNNLYVKRIIIGEGTKDNKNFMDKILPNLKSTKLIFVSANSKIFNFPFEIYHPFKPGLGNNEDSIVLGTRKGNLNWLFMGDLGQNGEIDIINKYPNLTADVLKLGHHGSKNSSSDKFLDFIHPKVAIISAGRNNRYHHPNNEVLDKLYKRQITYFNTQKQGMISYKYGFLGNYWKTFLKENDLED, encoded by the coding sequence ATGGAACTTTTAATTCATCCTGATGAATTAAAAATTAAAGATGATAGTTATAGTGGTGTATGTAAGTCTAAAGATAATAAAAAATATATTTTTTATAGTAATCAAGATATAAATTATATTAAACATTTACATAGTGCTGTTAATTTAACTGTTAATTGTAAAATATCTCCAATACATTTGCCAACTAATGAAAATGAATTTAACATGAAAGAATACTATCAATCTAATGATATTTATGAAAGTATTTATGTTAGTAAAATCACGAAAATTGAAGCAGTTAACAGAATATCTATAATTGACAAACTTCATAATTTTAGACAAAAACTCATAGAATATGGTAACGCTTTACCTAAACCTTTAAATTTATATTTTAATAGTCTTTTTTTGGGTAAAATGGATGATTCATTTAATGATGAATTATCTGGGGTGAAAACTTTGGGACTTATTCATCTATTTAGTATTTCAGGATTGCATGTTTTTTACATTATTGGAGTATTAACTTTTTTATTTATCAATTGCAAAATTAGTCGTGAAAAGTATTTGTTACTTTTAATAATTATATTACCAATCTTTTTTATTCTTGCAGGATCATCGATTGGACTATTGCGTTCTATCATCTCAGTTGAGATTAGTATGGTTTTAGCATTATTTAAAAGAAAAATAAGTTCTTTAGACATTTGGAGTTTATCAATTATAATTAACTTGTTTTTACAACCGCAGATGTTAATTCAATTTGGTTGTCAGTTAAGTTATGTTTTGGCTTTTGGACTTGTTTATACTAAAAATCTTAATACCTATTTTCAAACTATTTTTATGAATTTAATTAGCTTACCCCTAATTATTTATAGGATTTTTGAATGGCATTTACTAACAATGTTGGCTAATTTTATTGTAATTCCTATATTCTCAATTATTATTATGCCATTAATAACAATATCCATATTAACTTATCCGCTTATTCCTTTTTTTAGTGATATAACTGCTACGATTTTATCTTATTTTGATAATATACTTAATTTTATTGGTAAATTACCAGGAAATATAACTTTTGGGAAGCCAAATGTGTTCGTATGTTTAATTTTATTAATTATGACTTTATTTTTAATTGCCAATTACTCAAATAAAAAAATGATTATTTTATTAATAGCTTACATATGTTCATATGTATTTATTCATTTTCCAATATCCGGTGAGGTTACTACTTTTGATGTTGGCCAGGGAGACAGTTTTTTAATAAGAGAACCATTCAATAAATCTATCACAATGATTGATACCGGTGGAAAAGTTCAATTTGGAAAAACTTCGTCTAGTCCTAAATATAAAGCGCCTAAAATTTCTATTAATTATTTAAAAAGTCATGGATTAAATTACATTGATAACTTGGTATTAACTCATCAAGATGCTGATCATACAGGTGATGTTCCTAGTATTCTTAATAATCTATATGTAAAAAGGATTATTATTGGTGAAGGAACAAAGGACAACAAAAATTTTATGGACAAAATTTTACCTAACTTAAAATCGACTAAGTTAATCTTTGTTAGCGCTAATTCTAAAATCTTTAACTTTCCCTTTGAAATATATCATCCTTTTAAACCAGGACTTGGAAATAATGAAGATTCAATTGTTTTAGGAACTAGAAAGGGCAATCTTAATTGGCTATTTATGGGGGATTTAGGTCAAAATGGTGAAATAGATATAATCAATAAGTATCCTAATTTAACAGCAGATGTTTTAAAGCTAGGTCATCATGGAAGCAAAAATTCTAGTAGTGATAAATTCTTAGATTTCATTCATCCTAAAGTCGCAATCATTTCAGCCGGTAGAAATAATCGATACCATCATCCTAATAATGAAGTCTTAGACAAACTATATAAACGTCAGATAACTTATTTTAATACTCAAAAGCAGGGTATGATATCATATAAATATGGCTTTTTAGGAAACTACTGGAAAACTTTTTTAAAGGAGAATGACCTTGAAGATTAA
- a CDS encoding DUF2129 domain-containing protein — translation MLENRRSLIIYVYSTKQIRQLKKYGLIYYVSDSMHYVVMYINSNNYDLVTEKLKKLKLVKKVLSSPYIGLYNDLSQKEDIDDQKDDDEY, via the coding sequence ATGCTAGAAAATAGAAGATCTCTGATTATTTATGTATATTCCACTAAACAAATCAGACAATTAAAAAAGTATGGATTAATTTACTATGTATCTGATAGTATGCACTATGTAGTTATGTACATTAATTCTAATAATTATGATTTGGTTACAGAAAAATTGAAAAAATTAAAATTGGTTAAAAAAGTTTTAAGTTCACCATATATTGGTTTGTATAATGATCTTTCACAAAAAGAAGATATTGATGACCAAAAAGATGACGATGAATATTAA
- the coaD gene encoding pantetheine-phosphate adenylyltransferase, with protein sequence MTIAIFPGSFDPITNGHLDLIKRASKQFDKLIVTVAKNTNKNGMFSLEERMQMVKLNVSNLDNVDVKIADGLIVDFAKSMCASVIVRGLRNINDFSAENSIFNMNYNLDNSIDTMLLIAKPKYQVISSSLIKEVFHFGGDVSQYVPENVLNKLKGKIF encoded by the coding sequence ATGACAATTGCTATATTTCCAGGTAGTTTTGACCCGATTACTAATGGACACTTAGACTTAATTAAGCGCGCTAGTAAGCAGTTTGATAAATTAATTGTTACTGTTGCAAAGAATACTAATAAAAATGGTATGTTTTCTTTAGAAGAAAGAATGCAAATGGTTAAGTTAAATGTATCAAATTTAGATAATGTTGATGTGAAAATTGCTGATGGATTGATTGTGGATTTTGCTAAATCAATGTGTGCAAGTGTTATTGTTCGTGGACTTAGAAATATTAATGATTTTAGTGCCGAGAACTCAATTTTTAATATGAATTATAATCTTGATAATAGTATTGATACAATGCTGTTAATTGCTAAGCCTAAATATCAGGTTATATCTTCTAGCTTAATAAAGGAAGTTTTTCATTTTGGAGGAGATGTATCTCAATATGTTCCTGAGAACGTGTTAAATAAATTGAAGGGAAAGATTTTTTAA
- the rsmD gene encoding 16S rRNA (guanine(966)-N(2))-methyltransferase RsmD: MRIISGKFGSRNLKSVPGNKTRPTTDKVKESLFNMIGPYFNGGNFLDLFAGSGAVSIEAVSRGFDSATLVDRQYSAIKTINENIKITKDKNAFNVLKMNAENALTYLSENNRKYDIVFLDPPYKDQKMITQLNEIKNLNLLNNGGIVVCETDDNVILEDNVEGYKMIQQKKYGITIISIYKLQE, encoded by the coding sequence ATGCGAATTATATCCGGTAAGTTTGGCAGTAGAAACTTAAAGTCAGTACCTGGAAATAAAACAAGGCCTACTACTGATAAAGTTAAAGAATCTTTATTTAATATGATTGGTCCCTATTTTAATGGCGGAAATTTTTTAGATTTGTTTGCAGGTTCTGGTGCTGTATCGATTGAGGCAGTTTCAAGAGGCTTTGATAGTGCTACTTTAGTAGATCGACAATATTCTGCTATAAAAACAATTAACGAAAATATTAAAATTACCAAGGATAAAAATGCTTTTAACGTTTTAAAAATGAACGCTGAAAATGCATTAACATATTTATCTGAAAATAATAGAAAATATGATATTGTTTTTTTGGACCCACCATATAAAGATCAAAAAATGATTACTCAACTAAATGAAATTAAAAATTTAAATTTATTAAATAATGGTGGTATTGTTGTGTGTGAAACTGATGATAATGTCATTCTTGAAGATAATGTTGAAGGATATAAGATGATTCAACAGAAAAAATATGGAATAACGATTATCTCTATCTACAAATTACAGGAGTGA
- a CDS encoding helix-hairpin-helix domain-containing protein — protein sequence MNKIENFIYNIKGFALKYFYQMMIVLILILISLGLMFIVYFQNHSNDNAINSYPISNSSYSKNIETSSLDNNIYVDIKGEVNAPGVYKCNKDDRVTDIIKYAGGFKRLANQSSVNLAQKIYDQQVVIVNKKTNNNTQEEQDSNTNNRSKVNLNTADKNELQKLDSVGDKNADKIIDYRNQNNGFHNVDELKKVSGFGDKTFEKLKDYLEI from the coding sequence GTGAATAAGATAGAAAACTTCATTTATAACATCAAAGGTTTTGCATTAAAATATTTTTATCAAATGATGATTGTATTAATACTAATTTTAATTTCATTAGGTTTAATGTTTATAGTTTACTTTCAAAATCATTCTAATGATAATGCAATTAATAGTTACCCTATATCTAATAGCTCGTATTCAAAAAATATTGAAACGAGCAGTTTAGATAATAATATTTATGTGGATATAAAAGGAGAAGTTAATGCTCCTGGAGTATACAAGTGTAATAAGGACGATAGAGTTACTGATATTATTAAATATGCAGGAGGTTTTAAAAGGCTTGCTAACCAATCATCAGTGAATTTAGCACAAAAAATTTACGATCAACAAGTAGTAATTGTTAATAAGAAAACAAATAATAATACTCAAGAAGAACAAGATTCTAACACAAATAATCGTTCTAAAGTGAATTTAAATACAGCTGATAAAAATGAATTACAGAAATTGGATAGTGTTGGAGACAAAAATGCAGATAAAATAATCGATTATCGTAATCAAAATAACGGATTCCATAATGTTGATGAATTAAAGAAGGTTAGTGGATTTGGAGATAAAACATTTGAAAAACTTAAAGATTATTTAGAAATATAA
- a CDS encoding SepM family pheromone-processing serine protease — protein MFKNKRNKVLLISIIGLIIGILIMFTPFLPQYIESPGNVTDIKSIIKINNHEDNNKGSFMLTTVTESKASPASYLYAKLNPHYSIESVEDATNGEDNQTYMKVQNFYMINSINEAIYNAYLHANKKVSLKYNGIYVLNIDNKSKFKDKLSVGDTIIGADGKSFDNSEQFRKYINNKKIGEKVTIKFNHDGEIHESTEPLIKLFGSKVPGIGIILIDNDTVKPSIPIKVNPGAVGGPSGGLMFSLQIYSQLTGKNIRHNQNIAGTGTIDKHGNVGEIGGIDKKIIAAKNAGCKYFLAPYVKPTKETLKFEENHMTNYQLAVKTAKKYASNMKVIPVTNFDDALKQLNKI, from the coding sequence TTGTTCAAAAATAAACGAAATAAAGTATTATTAATATCAATTATTGGCCTAATTATTGGTATATTAATCATGTTTACACCATTTTTACCTCAATATATTGAAAGCCCTGGAAATGTTACTGATATAAAATCAATCATTAAAATTAATAATCATGAAGATAACAATAAGGGTAGTTTTATGTTAACCACAGTTACCGAGTCTAAAGCTTCTCCCGCTAGTTATTTATATGCCAAACTTAATCCGCATTATTCGATTGAAAGCGTTGAAGATGCTACTAATGGTGAAGATAATCAAACATATATGAAAGTTCAAAATTTTTATATGATTAATTCAATTAATGAAGCCATTTATAATGCCTATCTGCACGCAAATAAGAAGGTTTCTTTAAAATATAACGGTATTTACGTTTTGAATATTGATAATAAGTCTAAATTTAAAGATAAACTATCAGTAGGAGATACAATTATTGGTGCTGATGGAAAAAGTTTTGATAATTCAGAACAATTTAGAAAATATATTAATAATAAAAAAATTGGAGAAAAGGTTACTATAAAGTTTAATCATGATGGGGAAATTCATGAATCTACTGAACCTTTGATTAAATTATTTGGGTCTAAGGTTCCTGGAATTGGAATTATTTTAATTGATAATGATACAGTTAAACCTAGTATTCCAATTAAAGTTAATCCTGGTGCCGTTGGTGGACCTTCTGGTGGATTAATGTTTTCTTTGCAAATATACAGTCAGCTTACTGGTAAAAATATAAGGCATAATCAAAATATTGCTGGTACTGGTACAATCGATAAACATGGTAATGTTGGAGAAATTGGTGGTATTGATAAAAAAATAATTGCCGCTAAGAACGCTGGATGTAAATACTTTTTAGCTCCTTATGTTAAACCTACTAAGGAAACTTTAAAGTTTGAAGAAAATCACATGACTAATTATCAACTGGCGGTTAAAACAGCTAAAAAATATGCATCTAATATGAAAGTCATTCCAGTTACTAATTTTGATGATGCATTAAAACAATTGAATAAAATTTAA
- a CDS encoding ribonuclease J — protein sequence MKNNIKIIPLGGVRENGKNLYAVEINDGIYILDCGLKYPENGMLGIDVVIPDFSYLEENKDKIVGVFLSNGQDDSIGALPYFLSDFNVPIFGSKLTIELAKNEINDNPKSKSFNDYNVIDPKSEIIFNDVTVSFFKTSYSIPDSMGIVLSTNEGQIVYTGDFKFDPALKGEYKTAYGDIARVGEKKVIALLSDSGNADNPFPMDNELKAERYIFNVLKDNDERIVIAANSSNILRLQQVFNAAAESERKVYIGHDLSKKVITAIELGYLVIPKDDMIIKTAKELNELDKHEIVILETNPVGEPIKVIQRMASQKEKSVNLIPGDVVLIVTTPSPALDNTMAKTRDMVYRADGQVKTVSDDLNISNHASDEDLQMMMDLLNPEYVIPVNGEYMMMDASKKTAIELGIDKNNVFITNKGDVLEYDGNKIHHGNSVDAGNTMIDGIGIGDIGNIVLRDRKVLSEDGIFIVVVTIDRKKKLIISKPKITSRGFIYVKTNKDLMNDASQIVSKTIQSNLDNKEFDWSHLKQAVREQISHFLFDETKRRPVILPVIMEVNQHHRRNKHTSKKNYKNKENK from the coding sequence ATGAAAAATAATATAAAAATCATTCCTCTAGGTGGCGTTAGAGAAAATGGTAAAAATTTATATGCCGTGGAAATCAATGATGGAATTTATATTTTAGATTGTGGTTTAAAATATCCAGAAAATGGAATGTTAGGGATAGATGTTGTTATTCCTGATTTTTCATATTTAGAGGAAAATAAAGATAAAATTGTTGGTGTATTTCTATCTAATGGTCAAGATGATTCAATTGGTGCATTGCCTTATTTCTTAAGTGATTTTAATGTGCCTATATTTGGATCTAAATTAACAATTGAACTAGCTAAGAATGAAATCAACGATAATCCTAAATCTAAGAGCTTTAATGACTATAATGTAATTGATCCCAAAAGTGAAATCATTTTTAATGATGTAACAGTTAGTTTCTTTAAAACTAGTTATTCAATTCCTGATTCAATGGGGATTGTTTTGTCAACTAATGAAGGGCAAATTGTTTATACCGGTGATTTTAAATTTGATCCAGCATTAAAAGGCGAATATAAAACAGCATATGGAGATATAGCTAGAGTTGGTGAAAAAAAAGTCATAGCTTTGCTTAGTGATTCTGGCAATGCAGATAATCCATTTCCAATGGACAATGAACTAAAAGCTGAACGATATATCTTTAATGTTTTAAAAGACAACGATGAAAGAATTGTTATAGCTGCTAATTCTTCTAATATTCTAAGATTACAACAAGTCTTTAATGCAGCCGCTGAATCTGAAAGAAAAGTATATATTGGTCACGACTTGTCTAAAAAAGTTATAACGGCAATAGAATTAGGGTATTTAGTTATTCCTAAAGACGATATGATTATTAAAACTGCTAAAGAACTTAATGAATTAGATAAACATGAAATTGTAATTTTAGAAACTAATCCAGTTGGTGAACCAATTAAAGTTATTCAGAGAATGGCTTCGCAAAAGGAAAAAAGCGTTAATTTGATACCCGGAGATGTTGTTTTAATAGTTACAACTCCATCACCAGCTTTGGATAATACCATGGCCAAAACTAGAGATATGGTATATAGAGCGGATGGGCAAGTTAAGACAGTTTCAGATGATTTAAATATTTCTAATCATGCTAGTGATGAAGATTTACAAATGATGATGGATTTATTAAATCCTGAGTATGTTATCCCTGTGAATGGTGAATATATGATGATGGATGCAAGTAAGAAAACTGCCATTGAATTAGGAATTGATAAAAATAATGTTTTTATTACTAACAAAGGTGATGTTCTAGAATATGATGGTAATAAAATCCATCATGGAAATTCAGTTGATGCTGGAAATACTATGATTGATGGTATTGGTATTGGAGATATTGGTAACATTGTCTTAAGAGATCGTAAGGTTTTATCAGAAGATGGTATTTTTATTGTAGTTGTAACAATTGATCGTAAGAAAAAATTGATTATATCTAAGCCTAAAATTACTTCTAGGGGATTCATTTATGTCAAGACTAATAAAGACTTGATGAACGATGCATCTCAAATTGTTTCTAAAACAATACAATCTAATTTAGATAACAAAGAATTTGACTGGAGCCATTTAAAACAAGCTGTTAGAGAACAAATTAGTCACTTTTTATTTGATGAAACTAAACGCAGACCAGTTATCCTTCCAGTTATTATGGAAGTTAATCAACATCATAGAAGAAATAAACATACATCTAAAAAAAATTATAAAAATAAAGAAAATAAATAA
- the rpsO gene encoding 30S ribosomal protein S15 — translation MALTQTKKNDIIKKYARHDGDTGSAEVQIAVLTADITEINNHMRANKKDFHSQRGLMKKIGHRRNLLRYLRSKDVTRYRDLIKSLGLRR, via the coding sequence ATGGCTTTAACACAAACTAAGAAAAACGATATTATTAAGAAGTATGCTCGTCATGATGGCGATACAGGTTCTGCTGAAGTACAAATTGCTGTATTAACTGCAGATATTACTGAAATTAATAATCATATGAGAGCTAACAAAAAAGACTTTCATTCACAACGTGGTTTAATGAAAAAAATTGGTCATCGTCGTAATTTACTACGTTACCTACGTAGCAAAGACGTTACACGTTACCGTGACTTGATCAAGAGCTTAGGCTTACGTCGTTAA
- a CDS encoding FtsW/RodA/SpoVE family cell cycle protein, which produces MFKFKQHISNLKKSFLTMDYYIFIPYILLSFIGLIMVYSSSSNIAVQNGGTPFEYLFKQSIYLFISLFLIILCLAGNNKFVRNPKFLGLFSVVLFCSLIYLKLFGHSINGAAGWIALGPIHIQPTEVAKVYILLRFTATITKKEPYLEGHWWASMRAQILTTLFLLFLIVIQPDLGGTIINFLILFVLLLSSGINWRGAGLLLGITSVISYLVVKLLAMIFSNGTDNYQIQRIISFTDPFKYSQGIGAQLVNSYYALSNGGVFGVGLGNSIQKTGYLPEPNTDFIMSIVAEELGLIGVLFILFLLLTIIVRCIQLGIRSRNTYDTLICYGVGSYLTIQAFINVGGVSGMLPITGVTFPFISYGGSSMITLSLCIGMILVISSKQKKQRYDF; this is translated from the coding sequence ATGTTTAAATTTAAACAACATATATCGAACTTAAAGAAAAGTTTTTTAACGATGGATTATTATATTTTTATACCTTATATTCTTCTATCTTTTATTGGATTAATAATGGTTTATTCTTCTAGTTCGAATATTGCAGTTCAAAATGGAGGCACTCCTTTTGAATATCTGTTTAAACAAAGTATATATTTATTTATTAGTTTATTTTTAATAATTTTATGCTTAGCAGGTAATAATAAATTCGTTAGGAATCCTAAATTTTTAGGATTGTTCTCTGTAGTTTTATTTTGTAGTTTAATTTATTTAAAATTATTTGGCCATAGTATAAATGGTGCTGCTGGGTGGATTGCTTTAGGTCCCATTCATATTCAACCTACTGAAGTAGCGAAAGTATATATATTACTAAGATTTACTGCAACGATAACTAAAAAAGAACCATATTTAGAAGGTCATTGGTGGGCTTCTATGAGAGCCCAAATTCTTACTACATTATTTTTACTTTTTTTAATTGTTATTCAACCTGATTTAGGTGGTACAATTATTAACTTTTTAATTTTATTTGTATTGTTACTATCTAGTGGAATTAATTGGCGTGGCGCAGGTTTGTTACTAGGAATTACATCTGTGATTTCATATTTAGTAGTTAAACTATTAGCTATGATTTTTAGTAATGGAACTGATAATTATCAAATTCAAAGAATAATTTCTTTTACTGATCCATTTAAATACTCTCAAGGTATCGGTGCTCAATTAGTTAATTCATATTATGCATTGAGTAACGGAGGTGTCTTTGGAGTCGGATTAGGTAATAGTATTCAAAAAACAGGTTACTTACCTGAACCTAATACTGACTTTATTATGTCCATTGTGGCTGAGGAATTAGGACTTATCGGAGTATTATTTATTCTGTTTTTATTATTAACTATAATCGTTAGGTGTATCCAACTAGGTATTCGTTCTCGAAATACATATGATACATTAATATGTTATGGCGTAGGTTCGTACTTAACTATTCAGGCGTTTATTAACGTAGGTGGTGTAAGTGGTATGTTACCAATTACGGGTGTAACTTTTCCTTTTATTAGTTATGGTGGTTCTAGTATGATTACTTTGTCTTTGTGTATTGGTATGATTTTAGTTATTAGCTCGAAACAAAAGAAACAACGTTATGATTTCTAA
- the rpsT gene encoding 30S ribosomal protein S20, translated as MPVIKSAIERVKTNEKANKRNSSQLSEMRTAVKKFEKAESNGADNLEELLNNAVSALDHASSKGLIKPNKAARNKSRLAAMMNNK; from the coding sequence ATGCCTGTTATCAAATCTGCTATTGAACGTGTAAAAACAAATGAAAAAGCTAACAAACGTAACTCATCACAATTAAGTGAAATGAGAACTGCTGTTAAAAAGTTTGAAAAAGCTGAATCTAATGGTGCTGACAACCTTGAAGAATTATTAAACAACGCTGTAAGTGCTTTAGATCACGCAAGTTCTAAAGGTTTAATCAAACCTAATAAAGCTGCACGTAACAAATCTCGTTTAGCTGCAATGATGAATAATAAATAA
- a CDS encoding ComE operon protein 2 has product MSEKRIPWDQYFMLQAVLLSTRSTCNRLSVGATLVRDRRIIAGGYNGSVSGDDHCIDVGCYMREGHCVRTIHAEMNAISQCAKFGEATDGSEIYVTDFPCLQCTKILLQSGIIKINYLRNYHNDEYAKELIKKKNVSLHKVELNEEMINQVKFSSYLPK; this is encoded by the coding sequence ATGAGTGAGAAAAGAATTCCTTGGGATCAATATTTTATGTTACAGGCAGTTTTATTATCTACTAGGAGTACTTGTAATCGATTATCTGTAGGAGCAACTTTAGTCAGAGATCGTCGAATTATTGCAGGAGGATATAACGGCTCAGTATCTGGGGATGATCATTGTATTGATGTTGGTTGCTATATGCGAGAAGGACATTGTGTTAGAACTATTCATGCAGAAATGAATGCAATTTCACAATGTGCAAAATTTGGAGAAGCTACTGATGGTTCAGAAATATACGTAACCGATTTTCCATGCTTACAATGTACAAAGATACTATTGCAGTCTGGTATTATTAAGATAAACTATTTGAGAAATTATCATAATGACGAATATGCGAAAGAATTAATTAAAAAGAAAAATGTTAGTTTGCATAAAGTTGAATTAAATGAAGAAATGATTAATCAAGTTAAATTTAGCTCTTATTTACCAAAGTAA
- the holA gene encoding DNA polymerase III subunit delta translates to MKINELFNSLTQNNIQPLYLIKGNQEYLIRQIKNKFISLIPKDEIAMNYANYDMENTNISNAVEDALSLPFFGEKRLVIINNPYFLTGNRVKEKIDHDINSFINYLNNLQENTIMLVIAPYEKLDSRKKINKIIEKKAVILDLNNISDHDIKNALKNKIDNNGYYIDNQSLSYLLQRTSNDLSNAMSELDKLFLYCHQSKVIDKLSIEKVVTKSLDQNVFDLVNYVINKNSSSSIELYNQLISSNNEPLQINAILLSQFRLLIQVKVMSNKGYSQGKLASKLRVHPYRIKLALHSIRDYKYKELIDAYLGLVDIEIQMKSSNMSAGLLFEMFMIKFIDKNM, encoded by the coding sequence TTGAAGATTAATGAACTTTTTAACTCTTTGACTCAAAATAATATTCAGCCTCTTTATTTAATAAAGGGAAATCAAGAATATTTAATAAGACAAATCAAAAATAAATTTATCTCTTTAATTCCAAAAGATGAGATTGCAATGAATTATGCAAATTATGATATGGAGAATACTAATATTTCAAATGCGGTAGAGGATGCCCTTTCTTTACCTTTTTTTGGCGAAAAGCGATTAGTTATTATCAATAATCCGTATTTTTTAACTGGTAATCGGGTTAAGGAAAAAATTGATCATGATATAAATTCTTTTATAAACTATTTAAATAACCTTCAAGAAAATACAATTATGCTTGTTATAGCTCCTTATGAAAAGTTAGATTCTAGAAAAAAAATTAATAAAATTATTGAAAAAAAAGCTGTTATTTTAGATTTGAATAATATTTCTGATCATGATATTAAGAATGCTTTAAAAAATAAAATCGATAATAATGGGTATTACATTGATAATCAATCTTTAAGTTACTTATTGCAAAGAACTTCTAATGATTTATCAAATGCAATGAGTGAATTGGATAAATTATTTCTTTATTGTCATCAAAGTAAAGTTATTGATAAATTATCCATAGAAAAAGTCGTAACTAAGTCTTTAGATCAAAATGTTTTTGATTTAGTTAATTACGTTATAAATAAAAATAGTAGTAGCTCAATTGAATTATATAATCAATTAATTTCTAGTAATAATGAACCTTTACAAATTAACGCAATTCTTTTATCTCAATTTAGACTTTTGATACAAGTTAAAGTAATGAGTAACAAAGGCTATAGTCAGGGAAAACTGGCAAGTAAATTAAGAGTTCATCCTTATCGTATTAAACTAGCTTTGCACAGTATTAGAGACTATAAATATAAAGAATTAATTGATGCTTATTTGGGATTAGTTGATATTGAAATTCAAATGAAATCGAGCAATATGTCTGCTGGATTATTATTCGAAATGTTTATGATTAAATTTATTGATAAAAATATGTAG